The window ACTCATTCGTTCTGATGGTGTATCAGGGATTGGTACAATTTGGAGAAGTCCAAGCGTGTGAAGGCCTTCAGATGTGGCGAGTTTGATGATTGTATTGACAAAGCTGAGGCCTCGCAAGGAATGCCTCctaaaaaaagagagaaatacGCCCGTAGGGAAGATGCTATTATTCATGCTCTTGAACTTGAAAAGCATTTTTTGGAGAAACAGTATGGAAAACTGGGTTCTTCCAATTATAAGAGCAATATAAAAAAGGAGTTGGCTACATCTGCAGAAAGCATGAGGCATGACAATGGCAAACTCACAGAGCCAAAATCTGAACAACCTACAGGGGGACTGGATCTGCCACATGGGGGCATCATTAGCCCTCACCTACAAATACAGGAAGTTAGAGAGGCAAAGCAACTGAGTGGGGATGATGATAAAGCTGATGTACTTCCTCGTATGAGAGGTTTGGAGGACATTGGTCTCAGGACTACTACCAAGAGTATGATTATTCCTCCAATTGATTCTACTGGTCAATTAAAATCTCCTTTGGGTGATGGTTCTCATGCTCCTTTCAATGGTGATGCCACTGAGAATACTAGTCATGTCAATGACAAAATTTCCTTAGAAAAAAGGAAGAGGTCTAACGAGGGGTTTGATGAAGAATCCTTAGTCAAGAGACGTGATAAGCGCCGCCCGCTTGTTCAAGTACTAGAGAGTAGTGCAAAGTTACCAGCTCCTTCCTCGTTAAAGCCTGAAGGTGGTATTGTTTCTACATATATACAAGTGGAGGAGCAGACAGGAGGGGAAGGTAGTGCAAAGAGGAGCAAATGTGTATACCAGACGAAGTCCAGTAATTCAACAGATAATACTGAAACCCATTCTGAACATTTGGAAGTTTCGGCATCCAAACTTGAAGTTAATAGCAATCCTCCTCCTGCTCTTGGGAAGGACAGCACTTCTGGATCAACGGAAGATACAGAAACAGACTCTTCTGAGACCGACTCTGTTGAATCAGATTCAGACGAAGAAATGGATGAAATTTCAGGTATTACCCTGTCATTCTTATTTTCGTGTACAAAGTCATTTTGCGTGTATACAGAACAGTTTGAATGCATTGTTACATGTCGAGTCCTTGACCCAATATCTTGTATTGTTATTTATTATCTCTGTGATTTGTATTTGGTCGTGTACACATTTGCACCTATATTTTGCATCACTCTTTGTTATCTTTTAGTTACTTGACCAAATATATCTTTGCCACTGAACACATTGGCTGCTTGTATATGCTCCTATTATTAAAGTTCAATATGCTCTATTGCCTCATGGACCTCATCTATTTTAAGTATATGCTAATCCATGGTATGACAATGGTGTTTGTGAATGTATATTGGTGGTTATGGTCTTGATGGGTGGGTACTGTGCAATGGGAAAGAAGAtggattttgttcttttttcttaaaaagtacATTGGCCTTTCTTAAAAGATTGATGGTATAAGAAATTAGAAAGATAGCAAAAACATCCATTTAAAGTCTCTTTTATGTTTTTGTGGGAGGGAGGGGGGTTGTTAATGTGTATCATATACTTTGACTAAGATTGCTTAGTAATTTACATAAGATACACTTTTTTGAATGCAGTGACATGAGTTTGTTCTGATTCATGGTAAAAGAGCTTTTCATTAGGTTGTATAGAGATGGGAAATAATCAACGGGGTAGAACTTTTGAGGGCAAATTTTAAGTCATGCACCATGCAGATTTTTATTGCCCTGAGAAtattaattgttgataattacaTAGGTTAAAATTCTAATATTGTTAGAGTTCACACACTTGCACCACCTGCACACCTACATATTATAATTGTATTACCATTTGAAAATTTCCACAGATTGAGAATCGTGCTCTATTCTTCTGCTTAACGTTGGgttccttttttttcttttgagatGAGTGTATGCCATGCCTGCTTGAGTATGATAGAAATAACATAGTAAGACCTTAAGTCATTATTATCTTGTGTATAGTTGCTTTGTTTGATGTAATGTTAATCGGAGGTGAACTTTGTTTTTATTGAGCTCAACTATTCATTTTAATTGGCAGATGAATCTGTAGAATTCATGCCAAAGTTTATGCTTAAAtctgaacttcaagaagaagaCGACAGCACTAGCACCGAGGAGCCTGATGATCCCACTACTCCCAGTGACATGTCTCACCCTTCTAACGATGATGTTTCAGCAAGTGCTGGGGTCTCCAAATGGCAATTAAAAGGGAAAAGGAACACTCGAGCTCTTACTAAAAGATATGTGGATCTGAGCGATGGGAAAGTTTTAAGAGGATCCAACCAGGGAcctaaaataaaagaaaagggaaGCTATGCTGATTTGATGGATAGCTTTGATAAGAAGTATGGAACCCGAATAGGTGGATATGGCTCTAGAGGCGTGGATGGTATCAGTCGCGGTATTACCAGCTGGGAGGACCTTGCATGGAATGATCAACCGGCGTCAAAAGGATACTGGGGTGACTTTATTGAGTATACTGATCCTGTATTTTCTGGTCGTCGTTTTGGTGATAGGAGGAAGTGCATGTTGATAGAAGTGGATTTGAAAGTCCAATCAAATTATCAAAGAGAGCATGTTCCTATGATTTCACTCATGAGCAAGTTAAATGGGCAGGCGATAGTTGGGCACCCTATTCAAATAGAAGCACTGGAATATGGATCAACGGAAGGTCTTATGACTGCAGCTGATGAACTTAACCAAGACAATGATACATCACTTCCGCCAGTTTGGAGGACTGCCAGGAGGACAGCTAATTGTCGAGTTCCACGCCCACGCGCGTCAACAGTGGATGCAGATGAAGGTGCTGAGCATTTGCAGCATGTATATCAAGACagaaaaaattcattaaataaatcaaatggGGGCAACTTTAGCAACAGGCAGAGTTTGGCTAGAAAAAGCTCCACCCATGGTTCCCGTCCAACTGATAAAAGGTTACTTAGGAAGCCTGCAAAGAAGACAAGTGTAGCATCCAATCAAAAGACGAGAACACTTTCTTCAATTGCAACGCAGCAGAAACCCAACAATATTCTGAAACCTGGTTCCAACAGTTCTTTGAATGGGTTTATTAAACCAGAGATCGCGCCCCCTGCAGTTGCTTGTATCCCTATTAAGCTAGTATTCAGTAGGTTACATGAGGAGTTGGCTGGCCGTCATCAATAAAACGAATTTGGGATCAAGTGAAGAAATACTCGGAAGTAATCAGATGTAGCTACATGTAAATTGTAAGACCAATAATGTAATACTGGCAGTGGGTCTAGAATTTTTTTTCGTCCTCTATAACATTAAAGCACAGTTACGAGGATAGAACTTCTGCAGACCAGCTGAATAACAGATGATGCAGGTAGAGTTGAGCATGTTATGTTCATCTGCCATCACTTTTAGCTGCTCAAAAATTTACATGTTCTCCTGAGGATGAGGAAGAAGTATGAGCTGTGCTATTCAGTAAAGAGCCTAGACTGGTAGATAGTAAATTTCTGAAATTACAGAGATGATTGTGTATATGTATTTCTCTCTGAGTTCTTGACTTCTTGTAGCTgcaaattttagcttcattttgaaatattataaaacaaagtTAGTACTATGAAGATAAGTGCACCTGGGCCTGGCTATGTTGTTTCTAGCCATAGCCGTGTGATAGTGTGATTGTTTTTCTGTCCTGTAGGAGTTATTGGTAAGTTTTAAAAACAGGGGAACACAGGCTTTTTTATTGGTTTATTTGCTAGTTTTAGTTACTGaaataaatatt of the Daucus carota subsp. sativus chromosome 4, DH1 v3.0, whole genome shotgun sequence genome contains:
- the LOC108218386 gene encoding uncharacterized protein At1g51745; its protein translation is MGSSDTETSSGVVDSTVGAIVWVRRRNGSWWPGKILGADELSASHLMSPRSGTPVKLLGREDASVDWYNLEKSKRVKAFRCGEFDDCIDKAEASQGMPPKKREKYARREDAIIHALELEKHFLEKQYGKLGSSNYKSNIKKELATSAESMRHDNGKLTEPKSEQPTGGLDLPHGGIISPHLQIQEVREAKQLSGDDDKADVLPRMRGLEDIGLRTTTKSMIIPPIDSTGQLKSPLGDGSHAPFNGDATENTSHVNDKISLEKRKRSNEGFDEESLVKRRDKRRPLVQVLESSAKLPAPSSLKPEGGIVSTYIQVEEQTGGEGSAKRSKCVYQTKSSNSTDNTETHSEHLEVSASKLEVNSNPPPALGKDSTSGSTEDTETDSSETDSVESDSDEEMDEISDESVEFMPKFMLKSELQEEDDSTSTEEPDDPTTPSDMSHPSNDDVSASAGVSKWQLKGKRNTRALTKRYVDLSDGKVLRGSNQGPKIKEKGSYADLMDSFDKKYGTRIGGYGSRGVDGISRGITSWEDLAWNDQPASKGYWGDFIEYTDPVFSGRRFGDRRKCMLIEVDLKVQSNYQREHVPMISLMSKLNGQAIVGHPIQIEALEYGSTEGLMTAADELNQDNDTSLPPVWRTARRTANCRVPRPRASTVDADEGAEHLQHVYQDRKNSLNKSNGGNFSNRQSLARKSSTHGSRPTDKRLLRKPAKKTSVASNQKTRTLSSIATQQKPNNILKPGSNSSLNGFIKPEIAPPAVACIPIKLVFSRLHEELAGRHQ